In one Lynx canadensis isolate LIC74 chromosome Y, mLynCan4.pri.v2, whole genome shotgun sequence genomic region, the following are encoded:
- the LOC115508098 gene encoding heat shock transcription factor, Y-linked-like: protein MAHVSSEIQDGSPKDGSTNSAASVRSPLWDPTSTGDLDLRSVIEENAFQALSGGSLIKRPRYTFCVSEPDEDNDFLSLTFPRKLWNIVESDQFKSIWWDENGTSIVIDEELFKKEVLERKAPFRIFETGSMKSLVRQLYLYGFSKMRQGFQRSASLADFLAEEKEVSVLSKLQFYHNPNFKRGCPQLLVRMKRRVRIKNASTVSLVQDFNKKPRRAEGNVHSPNSGFVAETSGERALSTSTNLNVPLIRKRPPIQRVANTTAPMTSDLSPPSSTSARPSEQMVMDQHAILNQLTTFHVHSRDSYTQANGHTVNFVTTTTATSQYGIISPLQNSYFGTVVEPCAFPTSYPAVSASEVRFSNPQPPSNQWFSMPMIADTSAASLAMSTHQPSSSYVHHPDYK, encoded by the exons ATGGCACACGTTTCTTCAGAAATTCAAGATGGTTCTCCTAAAGATGGATCGACTAATTCTGCAGCCTCTGTTAGATCTCCTTTGTGGGATCCCACATCGACTGGGGATTTGGACCTAAGGTCTGTGATTGAAGAAAATGCTTTTCAGGCTTTGTCAGGAGGATCCTTAATAAAAAGACCACGATACACATTTTGTGTCTCTGAACCAGACGAAGATAATGATTTTCTGTCTCTGACTTTTCCCAGAAAACTTTGGAACATAGTTGAAAGTGATCAATTCAAATCAATTTGGTGGGATGAGAATGGAACTTCAATAGTGATTGATGAGGAACTCTTCAAGAAAGAAGTTCTGGAGAGAAAGGCCCCTTTCAGAATATTTGAAACTGGAAGTATGAAGAGTTTAGTTCGCCAGCTTTACCTTTACGGATTTAGTAAAATGCGACAGGGTTTCCAAAGATCTGCTTCGCTCGCTGATTTTCTGGCAGAGGAAAAAGAAGTATCTGTTTTAAGCAAG TTACAGTTCTATCATAATCCAAATTTTAAACGAGGCTGCCCTCAACTTTTagtaagaatgaaaagaagagtCAGGATTAAAAATGCTTCCACAGTATCACTAGTTCAAGATTTCAACAAGAAACCACGCAGAGCTGAGGGTAATGTGCATAGTCCTAATTCTGGTTTTGTTGCTGAAACTAGTGGAGAAAGGGCATTGTCAACCTCCACAAATTTAAATGTGCCCCTGATAAGGAAGCGTCCTCCTATCCAGAGAGTTGCTAATACAACTGCCCCCATGACAAGTGATCTTTCTCCACCGTCATCAACGTCAGCTAGGCCGTCAGAACAAATGGTAATGGATCAGCATGCCATTTTAAACCAGTTGACCACTTTTCACGTGCATTCACGTGACAGCTACACTCAAGCAAATGGCCACACTGTGAACTTTGTTACAACTACAACTGCTACATCTCAGTATGGCATCATATCTCCCTTACAGAACAGTTATTTTGGAACAGTGGTGGAGCCTTGCGCTTTTCCAACTAGCTATCCTGCTGTGTCAGCCAGTGAGGTTCGTTTTTCTAACCCTCAACCACCAAGCAACCAATGGTTCTCAATGCCAATGATAGCTGATACTTCTGCTGCCTCACTTGCAATGTCAACTCATCAACCGTCTTCATCCTACGTACATCATCCTGATTACAAGTGA